A region of the Vibrio rumoiensis genome:
AGGGATGACCGCAAAGCCCATCGCAAAACCGACAATTAACGCATTTCTTTGATCAAAGTCGATTCCCATATTGGCCATGAATAATCGAACATCACCACCAAATAACCAATGTTCCAAATAGTGGCCATAGCTAAATATTAACCACGCAAAGCCGATAACCACGGGAACTAAAAATAATGCTATCCAACCTTGGTATTCACCGAGATCTGTGGATTTTCGAACTGATTGCCACACCAATGCTGCAAGTAAAATAACCACCGGCAGTAACAAAATAAATAATACGGTGTTTAATAAATTTAACTCAACGATCGGTGCTAACCATAAACCCGCCAGAAAACCGATAATCACCGTTGGTAACGCCTCCATTAATTCAATCGTCGGCTTAACGTAACGGCGCATTGTTGGTGTCATAAAGTACGCAGTATAAATGGCACCACAAATAGAAATCGGCACAGCAAAAATCATAGCAAATAACGCTGATTTTAAAGTACCAAAAGCGATAGGCACGAGACTGAACTTCGCTTCAAAATCATTACTAGCGGCAGTTGATTGCCAGATAAATTCGGGCTCAGGATAGCCCTCATACCACACTTTTTTCCACAAAGAGGTAAACGAAATATCAGGATGAGGATTGATCACACTAAACAATGAAAATTTATCTTGAAAAGCCGTTAATAAAAAACGTTCATTTGACGATGTCGCAGCGGCAATCGGTGGCTGAGCTGAAATTTGTTTAGAAATCACTTTATCGTCAGAAGTTGTATAAAAATTATCGACATGGCCAGAACGGTCAAAAAGAAAGAAACCTTTACGATAAAAATCAGGCAAAACCAAAGCTACATCGACTTTTCTACCAGAATCAAAATCGCGTATTTGAGTAAAATGGCGCTCACCATTTTTTAATACATCAAACCATTGTGAGACAGTGCCATTCAATTGGGTAACTAAAATCGAATTCGCCCCAGACAATAAATCTAATTTAACACCTGTCACGGTTGATTGTGTTTTTTTCCCCTCTTGTGTACTCGATAACAGCACGCTTTCTCTAAGTTTAAAACTATCTTTTTCTCGCTTAAATACACTCAATCTATCCGGGTATAAAACATATAACGTCTGACCATCAGGGGTGACGGCGAAATCTTTCATTCCTGAAGAAATTTCAGGTAAAACTAAGCGAGATAACGTCCACTTAGGGTCTGTATTCGCATCCCCAAACTGCGTTTGTTTTTTATAGCTAACGGCTTGCCACTTATCATTCAAATTAACCCCCACAAAAATGGCATTGTTACTTTGAATGGCGAAATCAAACTGTCGAATAGCGACGCCCTTGTCATCAAGCATGACAGGGCTTTGCATAAAGGCTTGTAAACGAGGGGAAGGTTGACGTCCATCAGACGTGAAAACCGTCGAAAATTTAGGTTGAACAGGATAGATATTGCCACCAGCATCGGCATAAGCATACCAACGGGAACTCACCATTGCAGATTTAAAGGCAACCGGGTTGTCAACCACTTGAGTGATTGATAATGGCTTCGCTGTAAGTGTACTTTTCAAGGCGTTATCTTTGCTTTTCTCTAATGATGAAAAAATCACCTTTCCATCATCGGTAAAGCGAAAAACCGTATTTGCAGTATCATCAACACCAACTGCTAAGGTTTTATTTTCCATGGTTGAATCGTTAAGTGAATACTCACCCTTTGATATTATAGAAGCAGGAGAAAATATTGGAGCTATCACCACAACTAGATAAAAAATCAATAAAAGCAAAGCGATAAGTACACTAATACCTCCCAGTTTAATCACCGAGCTTGCAAAGCGATCCGTCAGCCAGCGCCTTTTATCTCGTTGTTGAAAGAAAGTATCGACTTGAGCCATGTTCCACATTACCTTTTTTTATTGATGCCATAATATGTCGATTGTGTGACAGTTTCATTACTATACTTTGATTTGTATTTGATTTTACTACTATTGCTTTTTTATATAAGGCACATTGAAATAAAAATGTCATACAAAACCACTAACGTAATAATTCCATGAGGTAAAGCACGCCACATTCCCCCTGCGCAACAAATACAAGCTGGATGATAAAATGAGCTCAGAAAAACTCTACATAGAAAAAGAACTTAGTTGGTTATCTTTTAACGAACGCGTTTTACAAGAAGCGGCCGATAAAACGGTTCCACTGATTGAGCGTGTACGCTTTTTAGGGATTTTTTCTAGTAATTTAGATGAGTTTTATAAAGTTCGCTTTGCTGATGTTAAACGCCGCATTTTAATCAGCCAAGAAAGTGGCAGCAACGATAGCCCGAAACATCTATTGACTAAGATGCAATCAAAAGTATTGAAGCTCAATCAAAGATTTGATGAACTTTATAATGAATTGATCTTAGAAATGGCTCGACGCCGTATATTTTTGGTCAATGAATCTCAACTCCAAGAAAGCCAACAAAAATGGATCAAAAAATATTTTCATCGTGAAGTGCTTCCCCATATCACGCCATTTCTGATGAATAAAGATACCGATGTACTCAGCTTCTTAAAAGATGAACATTCCTACCTTACCGCTGAAATCATCCATAAAGATCAAAAAAATTATGCCTTGATCGATATTCCTACCGATCATATTCCTCGTTTCATCATGGTTCCTGAGCAGAAAGGCAAACGGCGTAAAACGATCATCTTGCTTGATAATATTATTCGTTTTTGCCTTGATGATATTTTCAAAGGCTTCTTTGAATACGATGAGCTAAATAGTTACACCATGACCATGACTCGTGATGCCGAATACGATTTACGCCATGAGGTTGAACATAGCTTGTTAGAGCAAATGTCCGAGGGGGTAAACCAGCGCCTTACCGCCATGCCGGTGCGACTCGTCTATCAACGCGATATGCCCGAAGACCTGCTGAAATATTTATGTGAAAAGCTAAATATGAGTAGTTACGATAGTCTAATTCCAGGTGGACGTTACCATAACTTTAAAGACTTCACCGGCTTTCCAAACGTTGGGCGAGACTATTTAGAGAACAAACCATTAGCGCCATTAAAATGTGCTGATTTTGATGGCTATCCTAACAGTTTTGAAGCGATTAGCGCTCAAGATATTCTACTGTACTACCCTTATCACACCTTTGATCATATTACTGAATTAGTACGACAAGCTTCTTTTGATCCTAAGGTGATCAGTATCAAAATCAATATTTATCGGGTGGCTAAAAACTCCAAACTGATGAACTCCTTAATGGATGCCGTGCATAACAAAAAGAAAGTTACCGTGGTGGTTGAGTTACAAGCTCGTTTTGATGAAGAAGCGAATATTGAATGGGCCAAGCTACTGACCGATGCAGGCGTGCATGTGATCTTTGGTGCCCCTGGCCTAAAAATACATTCAAAACTGCTACTTATTACTCGTAGAGAAGACGATGAGTTAAAACGCTATGTACATATTGGCACCGGTAACTTTCACGAAAATACTGCACGTATATACACCGATTTCGCGCTATTAACGGCCGATCCTCAATTAACCGCGGAAGTGCGTAATGTCTTTGGCTATATAGAGAACCCATATCGCCCAGTGCGCTTTACTCAACTTATGGTGTCACCGCGTAATGCTCGACAACAAATTTATAAGTTAATCGACAGTGAAATCGCGATAGCGAAAGAAGGTCGTTCTGCCGGTATCACCTTAAAAGTAAACAACCTTGTCGATAAAGGCCTTGTCAATAAGCTCTATGGCGCGAGCAATGCTGGCGTTAAAATTCGCATGATCGTTCGAGGGATGTGTTCATTAGTACCCGGTATTGAAGGCGTGAGTGACAATATATCCATCATCAGCATCATTGATCGTTTTTTAGAACACCCTAGAGTCGTAGTGACCGAAAACGATGGTGACCCTAAGGTTTATATTTCTTCCGCCGACTGGATGACCCGTAATTTAGATTATCGAATTGAAGTGGCGACTCCAATCCATTCACCAAGACTCAAACAACGAATTATTGATATTCTCAACATTCACTTTATTGATACGGTAA
Encoded here:
- a CDS encoding ABC transporter permease subunit; this translates as MAQVDTFFQQRDKRRWLTDRFASSVIKLGGISVLIALLLLIFYLVVVIAPIFSPASIISKGEYSLNDSTMENKTLAVGVDDTANTVFRFTDDGKVIFSSLEKSKDNALKSTLTAKPLSITQVVDNPVAFKSAMVSSRWYAYADAGGNIYPVQPKFSTVFTSDGRQPSPRLQAFMQSPVMLDDKGVAIRQFDFAIQSNNAIFVGVNLNDKWQAVSYKKQTQFGDANTDPKWTLSRLVLPEISSGMKDFAVTPDGQTLYVLYPDRLSVFKREKDSFKLRESVLLSSTQEGKKTQSTVTGVKLDLLSGANSILVTQLNGTVSQWFDVLKNGERHFTQIRDFDSGRKVDVALVLPDFYRKGFFLFDRSGHVDNFYTTSDDKVISKQISAQPPIAAATSSNERFLLTAFQDKFSLFSVINPHPDISFTSLWKKVWYEGYPEPEFIWQSTAASNDFEAKFSLVPIAFGTLKSALFAMIFAVPISICGAIYTAYFMTPTMRRYVKPTIELMEALPTVIIGFLAGLWLAPIVELNLLNTVLFILLLPVVILLAALVWQSVRKSTDLGEYQGWIALFLVPVVIGFAWLIFSYGHYLEHWLFGGDVRLFMANMGIDFDQRNALIVGFAMGFAVIPTIFTIAEDAIFSVPKHLSDGASALGATPWQCLTTVVLVTASPGIFSAVMMGLGRAVGETMIVLMATGNTPVMDWNIFEGMRTLSANIAIEMPESEVGSSHFRLLFLSAFLLFIFTFVVNSIAELIRQRLRDKYSAL
- the ppk1 gene encoding polyphosphate kinase 1 codes for the protein MSSEKLYIEKELSWLSFNERVLQEAADKTVPLIERVRFLGIFSSNLDEFYKVRFADVKRRILISQESGSNDSPKHLLTKMQSKVLKLNQRFDELYNELILEMARRRIFLVNESQLQESQQKWIKKYFHREVLPHITPFLMNKDTDVLSFLKDEHSYLTAEIIHKDQKNYALIDIPTDHIPRFIMVPEQKGKRRKTIILLDNIIRFCLDDIFKGFFEYDELNSYTMTMTRDAEYDLRHEVEHSLLEQMSEGVNQRLTAMPVRLVYQRDMPEDLLKYLCEKLNMSSYDSLIPGGRYHNFKDFTGFPNVGRDYLENKPLAPLKCADFDGYPNSFEAISAQDILLYYPYHTFDHITELVRQASFDPKVISIKINIYRVAKNSKLMNSLMDAVHNKKKVTVVVELQARFDEEANIEWAKLLTDAGVHVIFGAPGLKIHSKLLLITRREDDELKRYVHIGTGNFHENTARIYTDFALLTADPQLTAEVRNVFGYIENPYRPVRFTQLMVSPRNARQQIYKLIDSEIAIAKEGRSAGITLKVNNLVDKGLVNKLYGASNAGVKIRMIVRGMCSLVPGIEGVSDNISIISIIDRFLEHPRVVVTENDGDPKVYISSADWMTRNLDYRIEVATPIHSPRLKQRIIDILNIHFIDTVKARRIDKEMSNTYVPRGNRKKIRSQIAIYDYLKQIERKARLKTE